A window of Marinobacter salarius contains these coding sequences:
- a CDS encoding bifunctional GNAT family N-acetyltransferase/carbon-nitrogen hydrolase family protein produces the protein MAHEELHLNLRNLTSNDYPQLQRLMDRVYDDIGGAWPEDTIEALVQQFPDGQICIEESGDLVAVALTVCVKYERFSNPHTYDDLILRNEKIWHNAKGDSLYGLDVFIHPDYRGYRLGRRLYEARKELCRSMNLRAILAGGRIPGYHKYSDQHSPEEYIQRVDRKDIYDPILSFQLSNDFQVTRLMHKYLPEDEKSLGYATLLEWRNILYTPPSPVLSVKKTQVRLGAVQWQMREFTSVEEVLEQVEYFVDALSDYKSDFALFPEFFNAPLMGLTDQLDQTRAIRFLAGFTEQFRNQMSEMAVSYNINIITGSMPLLENDRVYNVSYLCHRDGRVDEQRKIHITPHERRDWVIEGGEKFQVFDTDAGRVAIMICYDIEFPELGRLAAIEEVDIILVPFWTDTKNGYLRVRHCAQARAIENECYVVITGSVGNLPKVENLDVQYAQSSVFSPSDFAFPHDAVMAETTPNTEMIMFSDMDLEKLKLVRNEGSVTNLKDRRTDIYELNTLQTGQNDKNS, from the coding sequence ATGGCCCACGAAGAACTGCACCTCAACCTTCGTAACCTGACCAGTAACGATTACCCACAGCTCCAGCGACTGATGGACAGGGTTTATGACGATATTGGCGGTGCCTGGCCAGAGGACACGATTGAAGCTCTGGTGCAGCAGTTTCCGGATGGACAGATCTGTATCGAGGAATCCGGTGACCTGGTGGCCGTGGCCCTCACGGTTTGCGTCAAGTATGAGCGGTTCAGCAACCCCCATACCTACGACGACCTGATCCTGCGCAACGAAAAGATATGGCACAACGCCAAGGGCGACTCGCTTTACGGTCTCGATGTATTTATCCACCCCGATTATCGCGGCTACCGCCTCGGTCGGCGGTTGTATGAGGCCCGAAAGGAACTCTGCCGATCCATGAACCTGCGCGCCATCCTCGCAGGTGGGCGGATTCCGGGGTATCACAAGTATTCAGACCAGCATTCCCCGGAAGAATACATCCAGCGAGTGGATCGCAAGGATATTTACGATCCGATTCTCAGCTTTCAGCTGTCCAACGACTTCCAGGTCACCCGGCTGATGCACAAATACCTGCCGGAAGACGAAAAATCCCTGGGATACGCGACGCTGCTGGAATGGCGGAACATCCTCTATACCCCGCCCTCGCCGGTACTCAGTGTCAAGAAAACACAGGTGCGTTTGGGTGCGGTTCAATGGCAGATGCGTGAGTTTACGTCTGTGGAAGAAGTGCTGGAGCAGGTGGAGTACTTTGTGGATGCACTCTCGGACTACAAGAGCGATTTCGCGCTGTTTCCAGAGTTCTTTAACGCTCCGCTGATGGGCCTGACCGACCAATTGGACCAGACCCGGGCCATTCGCTTTCTGGCAGGCTTTACTGAACAGTTCCGAAACCAGATGTCGGAAATGGCAGTCAGCTACAACATCAACATCATTACCGGCTCAATGCCGCTGCTCGAAAATGATCGGGTCTACAACGTGTCGTATCTTTGCCACCGCGACGGTCGAGTGGATGAGCAGCGCAAGATCCATATCACGCCCCACGAACGCCGTGACTGGGTCATCGAGGGCGGTGAAAAATTCCAGGTGTTTGACACCGACGCCGGCCGCGTGGCCATCATGATCTGTTACGACATCGAATTCCCTGAATTGGGGCGCCTGGCTGCCATTGAGGAGGTGGATATTATTCTGGTGCCGTTCTGGACGGACACCAAGAACGGCTACCTCCGGGTCCGACACTGTGCCCAGGCGCGTGCGATTGAAAATGAGTGTTACGTGGTGATCACCGGTAGTGTGGGTAACCTTCCGAAGGTTGAGAACCTGGATGTGCAGTACGCCCAGTCCTCCGTATTCTCGCCGTCGGACTTTGCGTTCCCCCACGATGCGGTAATGGCGGAAACCACGCCGAATACGGAAATGATCATGTTTTCCGATATGGACCTGGAAAAGCTGAAGCTGGTGCGCAATGAAGGCTCTGTGACCAACCTGAAAGACCGGCGCACGGATATTTACGAGCTCAACACGCTACAAACGGGCCAAAATGATAAAAACAGTTGA
- a CDS encoding DUF4442 domain-containing protein produces the protein MAFIDNLIGATGHWVSESDPGARITHPLAWLRKTSGYAAVNRIIGLSIPFAPRNRFSVEEIRPGFVKARIRLKGNKNHFGSLYAGAYFLVAEIPGGVLTLFDLGPAYTPILKEMTLQFLQPANSDVFVEFSLDAATVEDIKAEADATGRAAFELQGTLYDSEGNHVATSMAQYRVRKKGFQAQ, from the coding sequence ATGGCGTTCATCGACAATCTGATAGGTGCAACCGGCCATTGGGTGTCTGAGTCGGACCCTGGGGCGCGAATCACCCATCCGCTGGCATGGCTCCGTAAAACCAGTGGTTACGCGGCCGTTAACCGGATTATTGGCCTATCGATCCCGTTTGCACCACGGAATCGATTCAGTGTTGAGGAGATTCGCCCGGGGTTCGTTAAGGCAAGAATACGCCTGAAAGGCAATAAGAACCACTTTGGCAGCCTCTACGCTGGTGCCTACTTCCTCGTGGCGGAAATTCCCGGTGGCGTGTTGACGTTGTTTGATCTGGGGCCGGCTTATACGCCCATTCTCAAGGAAATGACGCTTCAGTTCCTGCAGCCGGCAAACTCCGACGTGTTTGTGGAGTTCTCACTGGACGCCGCCACGGTGGAAGACATCAAGGCTGAGGCCGATGCAACGGGTAGGGCTGCGTTTGAGCTGCAGGGCACACTGTACGACAGTGAAGGTAACCATGTGGCCACCTCCATGGCCCAATATCGAGTTCGCAAGAAAGGCTTCCAGGCGCAATGA
- the recQ gene encoding DNA helicase RecQ has product MDFAQLSTERPRVSDQDPEEVLHRVFGYETFRPLQGDIIRELVNGGDALVLMPTGGGKSLCYQVPALVRAGTAIVISPLIALMQDQVAALKELGVRAAFLNSTMDFEQARDTENALMTGELDLLYCAPERLIQPRTLDLLHHASISLFAIDEAHCVSQWGHDFRSDYLELSRLAHEFPDVPRIALTATADERTRKEIAERLSLTEARHFISGFDRPNIQYRVAPKTNANKQLLDFIKAEHDGDCGIVYCLSRNKVDSTAKLLSDKGYTALPYHAGLNAGDRARHQERFLREDGVIIVATIAFGMGIDKPDVRFVAHLDLPKSLEAYYQETGRAGRDGKPSTAWMVYGLQDVIKLRQMLESSMGNDHFKRVERQKLDAMLGLCEVTSCRRQVLLRYFGDTLEQPCGNCDTCLTPPETWDGKVAVQKALSCVFRTGQRFGVTYLIDVLRGSENERILQSGHQTVSTYGIGTELSANDWKSVFRQLVANGYLRADPEGYGALQLTEQCRPLLKGEVAIQLRKDPVVKASSGRGSSGAGRRRIADQITDKPGWEALRACRKSLADEKGVPPYVIFHDATLFEILDKKPNSLAEMAEINGVGAAKLEKYGETFLAALRELDGA; this is encoded by the coding sequence ATGGATTTTGCACAACTCAGCACAGAGCGCCCCCGTGTTTCCGACCAGGACCCGGAAGAAGTCCTGCATCGTGTTTTCGGCTACGAGACTTTCCGGCCCTTACAGGGCGACATTATCCGCGAACTTGTTAATGGTGGCGATGCGTTGGTATTGATGCCCACCGGCGGCGGCAAATCCCTCTGTTATCAGGTGCCAGCCCTGGTTCGCGCCGGAACGGCCATCGTCATATCACCGCTGATCGCACTGATGCAGGATCAGGTGGCGGCGTTGAAAGAACTGGGCGTTAGGGCCGCGTTTCTGAACTCCACCATGGATTTCGAACAGGCCCGGGATACTGAAAACGCCCTTATGACGGGCGAACTCGACCTTCTTTACTGTGCTCCGGAACGGCTCATACAGCCTCGAACACTGGACCTGTTGCATCACGCATCCATTTCCCTGTTTGCCATCGATGAAGCTCACTGTGTGTCCCAGTGGGGGCACGACTTCCGCTCCGACTACCTGGAGCTAAGCCGGCTGGCTCATGAATTCCCGGACGTACCCCGCATTGCGCTCACCGCCACAGCTGACGAGCGCACCCGCAAGGAGATCGCCGAACGGCTTTCTCTGACCGAAGCCCGACATTTTATCAGTGGCTTTGACCGCCCGAATATCCAGTACAGGGTTGCCCCAAAAACCAACGCTAACAAACAATTACTGGATTTTATTAAAGCGGAACATGATGGCGACTGTGGCATCGTTTATTGCCTCTCCCGCAATAAAGTCGACAGCACCGCGAAGCTGCTCAGTGACAAAGGCTACACCGCTCTGCCCTATCATGCGGGCCTCAATGCGGGTGATCGTGCGCGGCATCAGGAGCGCTTCCTTCGCGAGGATGGCGTGATCATCGTGGCCACCATTGCTTTTGGCATGGGCATCGACAAGCCCGACGTGCGATTTGTCGCCCACCTGGACCTGCCCAAAAGCCTGGAAGCCTATTATCAGGAAACCGGCCGAGCCGGCCGTGACGGAAAGCCTTCGACCGCCTGGATGGTGTATGGCCTGCAGGACGTAATCAAACTGCGACAGATGCTCGAGAGCTCCATGGGCAATGACCACTTCAAACGGGTTGAGCGCCAGAAACTGGATGCCATGCTAGGCCTGTGCGAAGTGACAAGCTGTCGGCGACAGGTGTTGCTGCGGTATTTCGGCGACACCCTTGAACAGCCCTGCGGGAACTGTGATACCTGCCTGACCCCACCGGAAACCTGGGACGGTAAGGTTGCCGTTCAGAAGGCGCTATCCTGCGTCTTCAGGACCGGGCAACGTTTCGGGGTCACATATTTAATTGATGTGTTACGCGGCTCTGAGAACGAACGTATCCTGCAGTCCGGCCATCAAACGGTTTCCACCTACGGCATTGGTACCGAGTTGTCGGCTAATGACTGGAAGTCCGTGTTCCGTCAGTTGGTGGCCAACGGTTACCTCAGGGCTGACCCGGAAGGCTACGGAGCGTTGCAGCTTACGGAGCAATGCCGCCCGCTACTTAAGGGAGAGGTTGCCATCCAATTACGCAAAGATCCCGTGGTGAAAGCCTCCAGTGGCCGTGGATCATCAGGGGCCGGCCGCCGCAGGATCGCGGACCAGATCACGGACAAACCCGGCTGGGAAGCGCTACGCGCCTGTCGCAAATCGCTGGCGGATGAGAAAGGCGTGCCACCCTACGTGATTTTCCACGATGCCACGCTGTTTGAGATCCTGGACAAGAAGCCGAACAGCCTTGCCGAAATGGCTGAGATAAACGGCGTGGGTGCGGCAAAGCTCGAAAAATATGGGGAGACTTTCCTCGCCGCCCTACGGGAGTTGGACGGCGCCTGA
- a CDS encoding lysophospholipid acyltransferase family protein, with translation MQEFDAIRPYSDEETGTAINNLVRDPEFLDMIGRFKSPTLAKWAPAVLRVWVKRWLANHFGGVTRIDDLQARLSGYVGELVDHTTTRVTHSGLENLDKQTAYLFISNHRDIVFDPMVVNYLLFANDFNTTRIAIGDNLLANRVFAEMMRLNKSFVVRRSMTSPREMRDAYIMLSAFINHSIDNNESIWIAQREGRAKDGLDFTDPAIVKMFYMSQKKSGLDFGEAMNRLHIVPVSIAYEYDPCDMDKARELETRSRTGKYIKAEGEDTDQIMRGLTGFKGHVHVHFGAPIANAENTPKELAARIDREMHANYHLHTSNLVAYQQRGIHPDSHATRDSVSDAVVTAEAWSAAEIEAAEAEMERRLDACDPAIRPYLLDMYANPVVTALEAHNGNGATNTPTEQS, from the coding sequence ATGCAGGAATTTGACGCCATCCGACCTTACTCGGACGAGGAAACCGGAACCGCCATCAACAATCTGGTACGGGATCCGGAATTTCTGGACATGATTGGCCGCTTCAAATCGCCCACACTGGCCAAATGGGCACCGGCGGTTCTCCGGGTATGGGTCAAGCGCTGGCTGGCCAACCACTTCGGCGGGGTTACTCGTATCGATGATCTCCAGGCGCGATTGTCTGGTTACGTTGGCGAACTGGTTGATCACACAACGACCCGGGTTACCCACAGTGGACTGGAAAATCTGGACAAGCAGACCGCTTACCTGTTCATCTCCAACCACCGCGACATTGTGTTTGACCCGATGGTAGTCAATTACCTGCTGTTTGCGAACGACTTCAACACCACGCGTATTGCCATCGGCGACAACCTGCTGGCGAACCGCGTGTTTGCCGAGATGATGCGGCTGAACAAGAGTTTTGTTGTCCGCCGCAGCATGACCAGTCCGCGTGAAATGCGAGACGCCTACATCATGCTTTCGGCGTTTATAAATCACAGTATTGATAACAACGAGAGCATCTGGATTGCTCAGCGTGAAGGGCGCGCCAAAGACGGGCTGGATTTCACCGATCCCGCCATCGTCAAAATGTTTTATATGAGCCAAAAGAAAAGCGGGTTGGATTTTGGCGAAGCCATGAACCGGCTGCACATCGTTCCAGTCTCTATTGCGTACGAGTATGACCCGTGCGATATGGATAAGGCCCGAGAGCTGGAAACCCGCTCCCGCACGGGGAAGTACATTAAGGCGGAAGGCGAGGATACCGACCAGATTATGCGCGGGCTTACGGGATTCAAGGGGCATGTGCACGTACATTTTGGCGCGCCCATCGCGAATGCCGAAAACACGCCAAAGGAACTGGCTGCCCGGATCGATCGGGAGATGCATGCCAACTATCACTTGCACACGTCCAATCTGGTGGCCTATCAGCAACGGGGCATACACCCTGATTCACACGCCACCAGAGACTCTGTGAGCGATGCGGTCGTGACGGCAGAAGCCTGGTCAGCGGCGGAAATTGAAGCTGCTGAAGCGGAGATGGAGCGTCGACTTGATGCCTGCGACCCGGCGATTCGGCCCTATCTGCTGGATATGTACGCCAACCCGGTGGTGACAGCACTTGAGGCCCACAATGGCAATGGCGCGACGAATACACCAACGGAACAATCCTGA
- a CDS encoding alpha/beta hydrolase codes for MQELQYIEFETNPHPTAAVIWLHGLGASGHDFEPVVPELGLPDNAAVRFIFPHAPNMPVTINGGMTMPAWYDIKAMDIDRVVDTDQLMASSDAVAKLVDREIERGVKSENIVIAGFSQGGAVAYELGLSYPKRLAGIIALSTYFATAKTVKCSEANRDIPIRIYHGTFDPMVPEALGRQSVEKLQDMGFEPTYETYPMEHSVCMEEIVDIGKFLRDNVL; via the coding sequence GTGCAAGAACTTCAATATATTGAATTTGAAACCAATCCCCATCCTACTGCTGCCGTTATCTGGCTGCATGGCCTTGGAGCCAGTGGCCATGATTTCGAGCCGGTAGTGCCGGAGTTGGGGTTGCCCGACAATGCAGCTGTTCGGTTCATTTTTCCTCACGCCCCCAACATGCCGGTCACCATTAACGGTGGAATGACGATGCCAGCCTGGTACGACATCAAGGCAATGGATATTGATCGAGTGGTGGACACCGATCAGTTGATGGCCTCGTCAGACGCGGTTGCAAAACTGGTGGACCGGGAAATTGAGCGTGGCGTGAAGAGCGAGAACATTGTGATTGCCGGATTTTCCCAGGGGGGCGCCGTGGCCTACGAGCTTGGGTTGAGCTATCCGAAGCGCCTGGCGGGCATTATTGCCCTGTCAACATACTTTGCCACGGCGAAGACTGTGAAGTGCTCAGAGGCGAATCGTGATATCCCGATCCGGATCTATCATGGCACCTTTGACCCCATGGTACCGGAGGCCCTGGGCCGGCAAAGCGTGGAAAAGCTGCAGGACATGGGGTTTGAACCCACGTATGAGACCTATCCGATGGAACACAGCGTGTGCATGGAAGAGATCGTGGATATCGGTAAGTTCCTTCGCGATAACGTGCTGTAA
- a CDS encoding TrkH family potassium uptake protein: MFILLSIFMTLPVLLLVTSESPNAMAFAESAAICFGSGLLGILTTYRQPRDLKPRYMFVLTVSSWFIIALLSSLPFYLSDLGLTLGEAFFEGTSGITTTGATVLTGLDTMDQDLLLWRSVLQWIGGIGIIGMFVAVLPFLRVGGMRLFATESSEWTDKALPRMKTLSRGLLLVYVVFSVLAVTTYWLSGMSLFDAFNHGLTSIATGGFSTSDLSMGKFDSNLILLEATLFMMIGSMPFFLFVREMHGQHGVLFRDQQVRLFVTILLVVPALLTLYRWYVSPVEFDLVNGYVSTLFNVTSVVTTTGYASEDYSAWGPLAFVLFFFLMFIGGCSGSTAGGMKVFRFQLSLIVLREQLMRLLHPRAIFTRNYNGRAVSDEIIASMIAYTFIFLLCLLIITVALAALQLDFITSLSGALTVLTNVGPALGDTIGPAGTFAPLPELAKWILSVGMLMGRLEILSVVIVLSPAFWRS, translated from the coding sequence ATGTTTATACTTCTTAGTATTTTCATGACCTTACCTGTGCTTCTTCTCGTAACTTCTGAATCGCCGAATGCCATGGCGTTTGCGGAGTCTGCGGCTATATGTTTTGGCTCGGGACTACTGGGCATCCTCACGACCTATCGCCAGCCAAGAGACCTGAAGCCCCGCTACATGTTCGTGCTGACCGTCTCCAGCTGGTTTATTATCGCCCTGCTCTCCTCGCTCCCGTTCTATCTCAGTGATCTGGGGCTCACCCTCGGCGAGGCCTTTTTCGAAGGCACATCCGGCATCACCACCACCGGAGCCACGGTGCTTACCGGCCTGGACACCATGGATCAGGACCTACTGCTCTGGCGCTCTGTACTGCAATGGATTGGTGGCATCGGGATCATCGGCATGTTCGTTGCCGTATTGCCCTTCCTCCGCGTGGGCGGCATGCGGCTTTTTGCAACGGAATCTTCAGAATGGACTGACAAGGCCCTGCCGCGAATGAAAACCCTCAGTCGGGGCCTGCTGTTGGTTTACGTGGTGTTTTCGGTGCTTGCGGTAACGACCTATTGGTTGTCCGGTATGAGCCTGTTTGATGCGTTCAACCATGGCCTGACGAGTATTGCGACCGGTGGCTTCTCCACATCCGACTTGTCCATGGGCAAGTTCGACTCCAACCTGATTCTGTTGGAAGCCACCCTGTTCATGATGATCGGCAGCATGCCGTTCTTTCTTTTTGTCCGGGAAATGCATGGCCAGCACGGCGTGCTGTTCAGGGATCAGCAGGTGCGGCTGTTCGTGACCATCCTGCTGGTGGTACCTGCCTTACTGACTCTTTACCGCTGGTACGTCTCACCAGTGGAGTTCGACCTCGTTAACGGCTACGTGTCGACACTCTTCAATGTCACGTCTGTGGTCACAACAACAGGCTATGCCTCGGAAGATTACTCTGCGTGGGGCCCACTTGCGTTTGTGCTGTTTTTCTTTCTGATGTTTATCGGCGGGTGCTCCGGCTCAACAGCCGGGGGCATGAAAGTGTTCCGCTTCCAGCTCTCATTGATCGTACTGAGGGAGCAGCTGATGCGGCTGCTGCATCCCAGGGCCATATTCACCCGCAACTACAATGGCCGCGCGGTCAGCGACGAAATTATCGCTTCGATGATTGCCTACACCTTTATCTTTCTGTTGTGCCTGCTGATCATAACGGTCGCGCTGGCAGCTCTGCAGTTGGACTTTATCACCAGCCTGTCCGGAGCACTCACCGTGCTGACCAACGTCGGCCCGGCGCTCGGCGACACAATTGGGCCAGCGGGCACTTTTGCACCGCTCCCGGAGCTTGCCAAATGGATTCTATCGGTGGGTATGCTGATGGGGCGTCTGGAAATACTGAGCGTGGTGATTGTGCTTTCACCAGCGTTCTGGCGAAGCTAA
- a CDS encoding porin family protein, with protein MKKPIALMLGLSAVPLMAFSQSASADVYKSGGGSLYAGLNYSFINIESGGDDVDVGTLSAKVGGLVTPFFGLEARGGFGVDDDRTGGVDYSLDNFFGGYATLNLANESPATPYVIFGVTRVEVEAESFLGTTTEDESDFSYGAGVNVELSPEVSGNVEYMRYYDKDGSTVDGLGLGVTFNF; from the coding sequence ATGAAAAAGCCAATTGCACTGATGCTTGGTCTTTCCGCAGTACCTCTGATGGCGTTCTCCCAAAGCGCCTCCGCTGATGTCTACAAGTCTGGCGGCGGTAGCCTCTATGCCGGCCTGAACTACAGTTTTATCAATATCGAGAGCGGCGGCGACGACGTTGATGTTGGTACGCTGTCCGCGAAGGTTGGCGGCCTGGTGACGCCCTTTTTCGGGCTTGAAGCCCGCGGTGGTTTTGGTGTGGACGATGATCGTACTGGCGGCGTCGATTACTCGCTGGACAATTTTTTCGGCGGCTACGCCACCCTGAATCTGGCGAACGAATCGCCTGCAACACCCTACGTCATTTTCGGTGTTACCCGAGTTGAAGTGGAAGCGGAGTCGTTCCTGGGTACTACCACCGAGGATGAGTCGGACTTTTCCTATGGCGCTGGTGTGAATGTTGAGCTGTCACCGGAAGTGTCTGGCAACGTGGAATACATGCGTTACTATGACAAGGATGGCTCCACCGTTGACGGCCTGGGCCTGGGCGTTACCTTCAACTTCTGA
- a CDS encoding ACP phosphodiesterase, translated as MNHLAHLFLAPDSPKARVGSLLGDFARGIVPDELPREVRVGLRHHRAVDAFTDQHSQVIASKRLFSPQRRRFSGVALDILYDHYLLRNWQCFSHVDSDTFIDQVYRELDENASLMPDRMQRVTQQIVLHDWFHSYQDIDNIGYALDRVANRIRFRNAFSGIIEEIKTHDQELERRFLSFFPELKHYATKDFEC; from the coding sequence TTGAATCACCTTGCTCATCTCTTCCTTGCCCCGGATTCCCCCAAGGCTCGTGTGGGCAGCCTGCTGGGGGACTTTGCGCGAGGCATTGTGCCGGACGAACTGCCCCGGGAAGTGAGAGTGGGGCTGCGGCATCACAGGGCAGTGGATGCGTTTACCGACCAGCATTCACAAGTCATTGCCAGCAAGCGGTTATTCTCCCCTCAGCGCCGACGTTTCTCGGGTGTGGCGCTGGATATCCTCTACGATCACTACCTGTTAAGAAACTGGCAATGCTTTAGTCATGTGGATTCCGATACCTTTATCGATCAGGTCTATCGGGAACTCGATGAAAACGCGTCGTTAATGCCTGACAGAATGCAAAGGGTGACTCAGCAGATCGTTCTCCACGACTGGTTCCACTCATACCAGGATATTGACAACATTGGGTATGCTCTGGACCGGGTCGCCAATCGCATACGGTTCAGGAATGCGTTCAGCGGAATCATCGAGGAGATCAAAACCCACGACCAGGAACTCGAACGCAGGTTCCTGAGCTTTTTTCCTGAACTCAAACACTACGCCACAAAGGATTTTGAATGTTGA
- a CDS encoding ATP-dependent zinc protease, whose translation MLTDSKRYVVAALFAFLIPSIAMAESSSNENAVPERLGFVEWLVLEGTGLRMKARLDTGAKTSSLHAVNVEPFMKGDEEWVSFQLPLADHQDEDDADGKNLEEVILEFSLPVERTVKIKRKGAPSQRRFVVVMDFCIAGTSHKTEFSLTDRGKFSYPALLGRRFMRDDNILIDSADAFIAKQDCEYKSLADVAEKHAG comes from the coding sequence ATGTTGACGGACTCCAAGAGATACGTTGTCGCTGCGCTTTTCGCGTTCCTGATCCCCTCCATCGCCATGGCTGAGAGCAGCAGTAATGAAAACGCTGTGCCAGAGCGACTTGGCTTTGTTGAATGGCTTGTACTCGAGGGCACGGGCCTGCGTATGAAGGCCCGGCTGGATACCGGGGCCAAAACCTCGTCACTGCATGCCGTCAATGTTGAACCGTTCATGAAAGGTGATGAAGAGTGGGTCAGTTTTCAGTTGCCGCTGGCTGATCACCAGGATGAGGACGACGCCGACGGCAAGAATCTGGAAGAGGTAATTCTGGAGTTCAGCCTGCCTGTTGAGCGTACGGTTAAAATCAAGCGCAAGGGCGCACCCTCGCAGCGTCGGTTTGTGGTGGTTATGGATTTCTGTATTGCGGGTACCAGTCACAAGACCGAGTTCTCGCTCACGGACCGTGGGAAATTTTCCTATCCGGCATTGTTGGGTCGACGGTTCATGCGTGACGACAACATCCTGATTGATTCGGCGGACGCCTTCATCGCGAAACAGGACTGCGAGTACAAAAGCCTGGCCGACGTGGCTGAAAAACACGCTGGGTGA
- a CDS encoding antitoxin Xre-like helix-turn-helix domain-containing protein codes for MSNAQKLATVEKNNVSGVGLKTVFNILDRWGCSAEQVQKILQISRPAYYKYRKAPEQASLTHDQIERLSYLVNIHGCLRMIFENPKNVYGFMALKNDNPYFNGKSPLEIISTGQFAALYETFRRIDVLRGGLW; via the coding sequence ATGAGTAACGCGCAGAAACTCGCAACCGTTGAAAAAAACAACGTCTCCGGCGTTGGCCTGAAGACTGTGTTTAATATTCTGGACCGCTGGGGTTGTTCTGCAGAGCAGGTACAGAAAATCCTCCAGATCTCCCGCCCAGCGTATTACAAGTATCGTAAAGCGCCGGAGCAGGCGAGCCTGACCCATGACCAGATTGAACGTCTCAGTTATCTGGTCAACATTCACGGCTGCCTGCGGATGATCTTCGAGAATCCGAAGAATGTTTACGGCTTTATGGCGCTGAAGAATGACAATCCATACTTCAACGGCAAAAGCCCACTTGAGATTATCAGCACGGGCCAGTTTGCTGCTTTGTATGAAACGTTCAGGCGTATCGATGTATTGCGCGGAGGGCTCTGGTGA
- a CDS encoding RES family NAD+ phosphorylase — MSQELPPTITPESITGFRLINSRFPPISLFDDVADEDEFDALYELQALTNPRLQTELGNLNLIRKAEIPFGIPGCSYATGPFTHVNPEGSRFSDGQYGVLYMGESIDTAIAEVAYHQSRYWQGVHGLDYDRLVFRGLKCKVGTMTLHDATTLSFGSAIYDADSYAASRSYGRRLYRAGSEGLRYHSVRKPGDTCWGLFTPRHVRSVIQAAHFEFIWNGEKISSVNKFTKA, encoded by the coding sequence GTGAGTCAGGAATTGCCGCCAACGATCACACCCGAGAGCATTACCGGGTTCCGCCTGATCAACTCGAGGTTTCCGCCCATCAGTCTGTTTGATGATGTGGCGGATGAAGATGAGTTTGATGCGCTCTACGAACTTCAAGCGCTCACCAACCCCCGTCTTCAAACCGAGTTGGGTAATCTAAACCTGATCCGCAAAGCGGAGATCCCTTTCGGAATTCCTGGCTGCTCCTACGCCACTGGCCCGTTTACCCATGTAAACCCGGAAGGCAGCCGCTTCAGCGATGGCCAGTACGGTGTTCTGTATATGGGGGAGAGCATCGATACAGCGATAGCGGAGGTGGCCTATCACCAGTCACGCTACTGGCAGGGCGTTCACGGTTTGGACTACGACCGGCTGGTGTTCCGGGGGCTTAAGTGCAAGGTAGGGACGATGACCCTGCACGACGCCACGACCCTCTCCTTTGGGAGCGCCATCTACGATGCTGACAGCTACGCGGCTTCACGGAGTTATGGTCGCAGGCTCTACAGGGCAGGGTCGGAAGGGCTTCGGTATCACTCTGTTCGAAAACCCGGCGATACCTGCTGGGGATTATTCACTCCCAGGCACGTCCGCAGTGTTATCCAGGCGGCGCATTTCGAGTTTATCTGGAACGGTGAGAAAATCAGCTCGGTGAATAAGTTCACCAAGGCGTGA